The Pelodiscus sinensis isolate JC-2024 chromosome 26, ASM4963464v1, whole genome shotgun sequence genome contains a region encoding:
- the LOC142820494 gene encoding E3 ubiquitin-protein ligase TRIM7-like, with protein sequence MCDRSQKHRTHTALSIAEAAQEYKKQTQDERQKIVAEFQQLRQFLEEQERLLLAQLEQLDEETGRLQTDTVRKLSAQISHLSEQIGELEGTCQKPASEFVQDVRSTLSRCETGPFQPPEEISPELDERVGVSPGKRLRCRRH encoded by the exons ATGTGTGACAGGTCCCAGAAGCACCGCACGCACACGGCGCTGTCCATAGCggaggctgcccaggagtacaag aaacagacacaagacgagaggcagaagattgtggccgagtttcagcagctgcgacagttcctggaggaacaagagcgactcctgctggcccagctggagcagttggATGAGGAAactgggaggctccagactgacactgtcaggaaactcTCCGCACAGATTTCCCATCTCAGCGAGCAGatcggtgagctggaggggacgtgtcagaagccagcgagtgaattcgtgcag gacGTGAGAAGCACCCTGAGCAG gtgtgagacggggccgTTCCAGCCGCCAGAGGAGATTTCTCCTGAATTGGATGAGCGAGTCGGGGTATCTCCCGGCAAACGACTGCGCTGTCGGAGACACTGA